A portion of the Tamandua tetradactyla isolate mTamTet1 chromosome 16, mTamTet1.pri, whole genome shotgun sequence genome contains these proteins:
- the SNAI3 gene encoding zinc finger protein SNAI3: MPRSFLVKTHSSHRVPNYGQLETQRGVDLSCSTCERLARPQDVPAIACISLPGPHGEDGLGAPGPDAPEPSPAPRPCQLPGAPFKDDLNHPNLSPSRAPVGEPGDHEAPDPQQGREDVTPPPGGFPCLDCHLTARPPPVPRAFPCKLCAKAPASLGALKLHLRTHTLPCVCAVCGKAFSRPWLLQGHVRTHTGEKPYACPLCSRAFADRSNLRAHVQTHSDAKRYPCTRCTKAFSRGSLLARHEEAGGCAAPERRRPAP, from the exons ATGCCGCGCTCCTTCCTGGTGAAAACGCACTCCAGCCATCGGGTCCCCAACTATGGGCAGCTGGAGACGCAGAGAG GAGTCGACCTCTCCTGTTCCACCTGCGAGAGGCTGGCGCGGCCCCAGGACGTCCCCGCAATCGCCTGCATCTCCCTGCCGGGCCCCCATGGAGAGGATGGTCTGGGGGCACCTGGCCCAGATGCTCCGGAGCCCAGCCCGGCCCCGCGCCCCTGCCAGCTCCCCGGGGCGCCCTTCAAGGATGACCTGAACCACCCCAACCTGTCTCCAAGCCGGGCCCCAGTCGGGGAACCTGGGGACCACGAGGCTCCGGATCCACAGCAGGGGCGCGAGGATGTGACGCCGCCCCCAGGGGGCTTTCCCTGCCTCGACTGTCACCTGACTGCCCGGCCCCCGCCGGTGCCCCGTGCCTTCCCCTGCAAGCTGTGTGCGAAGGCGCCCGCCAGCCTGGGAGCGCTCAAGCTGCACCTGCGCACCCACACGCTGCCCTGCGTCTGCGCAGTGTGCGGCAAGGCCTTCTCCCGGCCCTGGCTGCTGCAGGGCCACGTGCGCACGCACACAG GCGAGAAGCCCTACGCGTGCCCGCTCTGCAGCAGGGCCTTCGCCGACCGCTCCAACCTGCGGGCGCACGTGCAGACGCACTCGGACGCCAAGAGGTACCCGTGCACCCGCTGCACCAAGGCCTTCTCCCGCGGCTCCCTCCTGGCGCGGCACGAGGAGGCGGGCGGCTGCGCAGCTCCGGAGCGCCGGCGGCCGGCGCCCTGA